In Mixophyes fleayi isolate aMixFle1 chromosome 4, aMixFle1.hap1, whole genome shotgun sequence, the following proteins share a genomic window:
- the MTHFS gene encoding 5-formyltetrahydrofolate cyclo-ligase isoform X2, whose amino-acid sequence MNKLFLQLLSHNRYQTARSIAVFLSMPDEVQTGDIIRDIFHQGKSCFIPRYQSGSTHMDMVRLGSVEEIHQFPVTTWNIRQPGEQDGREEALAMGGLDLVLVPGLGFDKEGHRLGRGKGYYDIFLERYNHQFAAKPYTIALAFQEQLCDSIPVTENDIEIDEIIMAGDLEMLKK is encoded by the exons ATGAA tAAATTATTCTTGCAGTTGCTTTCTCACAATCGTTACCAGACAGCTCGGAGCATTGCTGTGTTTTTGAGCATGCCTGATGAGGTGCAAACTGGGGACATCATACGTGATATTTTTCATCAAGGCAAATCGTGTTTTATTCCACGTTATCAGTCCGGCAGTACGCACATGGATATGGTGAGGCTCGGTTCAGTGGAAGAAATTCACCAGTTCCCAGTAACAACATGGAACATCCGCCAGCCTGGGGAGCAAGACGGCAGAGAGGAGGCACTGGCCATGG gaggacTGGATCTCGTGCTTGTACCAGGGCTTGGATTTGACAAAGAAGGTCATCGTTTGGGAAGGGGTAAAGGATATTATGATATTTTTCTAGAACGCTACAACCATCAATTTGCTGCCAAACCATATACCATTGCATTGGCTTTTCAAGAGCAGCTTTGTGACTCCATCCCTGTAACTGAAAATGACATTGAGATAGATGAGATTATCATGGCTGGAGACCTGGAAATGCTCAAGAAATGA
- the MTHFS gene encoding 5-formyltetrahydrofolate cyclo-ligase isoform X3: MPDEVQTGDIIRDIFHQGKSCFIPRYQSGSTHMDMVRLGSVEEIHQFPVTTWNIRQPGEQDGREEALAMGGLDLVLVPGLGFDKEGHRLGRGKGYYDIFLERYNHQFAAKPYTIALAFQEQLCDSIPVTENDIEIDEIIMAGDLEMLKK; this comes from the exons ATGCCTGATGAGGTGCAAACTGGGGACATCATACGTGATATTTTTCATCAAGGCAAATCGTGTTTTATTCCACGTTATCAGTCCGGCAGTACGCACATGGATATGGTGAGGCTCGGTTCAGTGGAAGAAATTCACCAGTTCCCAGTAACAACATGGAACATCCGCCAGCCTGGGGAGCAAGACGGCAGAGAGGAGGCACTGGCCATGG gaggacTGGATCTCGTGCTTGTACCAGGGCTTGGATTTGACAAAGAAGGTCATCGTTTGGGAAGGGGTAAAGGATATTATGATATTTTTCTAGAACGCTACAACCATCAATTTGCTGCCAAACCATATACCATTGCATTGGCTTTTCAAGAGCAGCTTTGTGACTCCATCCCTGTAACTGAAAATGACATTGAGATAGATGAGATTATCATGGCTGGAGACCTGGAAATGCTCAAGAAATGA
- the MTHFS gene encoding 5-formyltetrahydrofolate cyclo-ligase isoform X1: MASIQAVKRALRVQLKHRISDISDIEKLRQSQSVTQKLLSHNRYQTARSIAVFLSMPDEVQTGDIIRDIFHQGKSCFIPRYQSGSTHMDMVRLGSVEEIHQFPVTTWNIRQPGEQDGREEALAMGGLDLVLVPGLGFDKEGHRLGRGKGYYDIFLERYNHQFAAKPYTIALAFQEQLCDSIPVTENDIEIDEIIMAGDLEMLKK, translated from the exons ATGGCGTCGATTCAAGCAGTTAAGCGGGCGCTCAGAGTTCAGTTGAAACACAGGATTTCAGATATAAGCGACATAGAAAAACTTCGACAGTCCCAGTCGGTGACTCAGAAG TTGCTTTCTCACAATCGTTACCAGACAGCTCGGAGCATTGCTGTGTTTTTGAGCATGCCTGATGAGGTGCAAACTGGGGACATCATACGTGATATTTTTCATCAAGGCAAATCGTGTTTTATTCCACGTTATCAGTCCGGCAGTACGCACATGGATATGGTGAGGCTCGGTTCAGTGGAAGAAATTCACCAGTTCCCAGTAACAACATGGAACATCCGCCAGCCTGGGGAGCAAGACGGCAGAGAGGAGGCACTGGCCATGG gaggacTGGATCTCGTGCTTGTACCAGGGCTTGGATTTGACAAAGAAGGTCATCGTTTGGGAAGGGGTAAAGGATATTATGATATTTTTCTAGAACGCTACAACCATCAATTTGCTGCCAAACCATATACCATTGCATTGGCTTTTCAAGAGCAGCTTTGTGACTCCATCCCTGTAACTGAAAATGACATTGAGATAGATGAGATTATCATGGCTGGAGACCTGGAAATGCTCAAGAAATGA